TAATCACCCTACGCATAAGGCCAAGCTGGTGAAAGCCTTTGAGAAACGGGCCAAGGGGAAGCTGCGGTTGTTCTATCTGCCTCCCTATTCGCCAGAGCTTAATCCCGATGAATACGTCTGGAATGATGTGAAGAGCAACGGCGTCAGAAGATCGCTGATCACCAATGTGAAAGACCTCCGTTCTCGGGTGGAGTCCAGACTCCGTTACCTCCAGAAAAATCCAGAGCATGTTCGCAGATTCTTTCAATCCGACACAACCCGTTATGCCGCATGATCTATGTCTAAATACTTATGAACTCCTTAATATATCCAAATACTTCAATTCCTTCCGTTAAGCACCTCGTGGAGGACCCTGGACAATTCTTGAAGTTTGTAGGGCTTGGTTACAACCCCGCTGAAGCCGTATCTCCGGTAGTCCGACATAACCGGGTCGTTTGAGTAGCCACTCGACACTATTACATTCACCTTCGGGTCTATGTCTAAAAGCCTCTTAACCGCCTCTCTTCCTCCCATGCCGCCGGGCACCGTTAAATCCATAATCACCGCATCGAATGCCTTGTTGCTATTCTTGGCTTCGGTATATAACTCTATCGCTTCGACCCCGTCCCTAGCACATCCGACCTCATATCCAATTTGGCTGAGCATATCCGCTAAAAAATCGGTTACCGTATCTTCGTCATCCATTACTAATATTCTTCCCCGGCCCTGCACCGGTGCTTCCCTCTCTTCATACTGGCCTTGGGAGCGGGCCTTTTCAAAGGCAGGAAGGTATATGTAAAACTTCGTCCCGACCCCTAATTTAGACTCTACTGCAATTTGACCGTCATGATTTTTTATTATGGAATAAGTTACAGCCAGTCCGAGCCCGCTACCCTTTTGTTTGGTGGTAAAATAGGGGTCGAATATCTTTGGAATGTGCTCCTCAGGGATACCGATCCCGTAGTCCTCAGTTGTTATCTTTACATACTTTTTATCTCCTCCCAGGACAGAATCTTCTCCCCTATATTTGAGGCTTGCTGACTCATCCTTGCCTACCACATTCTCGGCAGTTATTTTTATAACCCCGCCCTGGGGCATAGCCTGCTGCGCATTTATGACCAGATTATTGATGACTTGGCTTATTTGCCCCTCGTCAACCTCTACATGCCATAAATCTTCCGGTACGGAGAACTCGCACCTTACATTAGAGCCCCTCTGGGCAAAACTGGCCGATTCCTTTATCAACTCACCTATTGTAGTGACCCTTTTAACTGGCGCTCCTCCTTTTGAAAAGGTAAGTAGTTGTTGAGTCAAATCTCTTGCCCTTACACTAGCTTTTTCTGCTTCGGTAAGCCTTCTATTCGTCTTCTCATCGGGATTTCCATACATCTTTATCAAAGAAATATTTCCTAAGATGGCAGTTAATAAGTTATTGAAATCATGGGCTATACCGCCGGCAAGCACGCCCAGGGATTCAAGCTTCTGGGCCTTGAATAATTCTTCCTCCATTCTCTTCCTCTCCGTTATATCCATGACCGTACCGGCCATGCGTACTGCCCTATCTTTCTCATCTCTGAAGACGTTACCCCTAGCTTCTAACCATCGTATACTTCCATCCGGCTTAAGAACCCGGTGCTCGACATAAAATTCATCCCTTTCTTCGATGGCTCTAGTTACCGCCTTGGCCACCACATCACGGTCGTCGGGATATATAAACTTAAGACCGGAATTAGTGCTCAAGGTAAATGAACCAGGACTAAAGCCAAGTAAAGTTTCTATTCCGTCAGAGAAACTCACCTTCCCGGTTACCAAGTCCCAATTCCATGTGCCCATGCGGGCGGCATTAAGCGCCAGCCTGAGCTGCGCATCGCTCTCCCTCAGTGCCCTTTCCGCCCGCCTTCGTTCCAGCTCGGCCGAGGCACGGACCGCAAAAATCCGCAGCATGGATTCAGCGACTTTAAGGTTTTTAACCGGCTGCCGGTACAGCACCGCTACCAAGCCGAGGGCATTATCGGCGGTGTCGAAAAGCTGAGTTCCTACATATCCTTCTACCCCCATTTCGGCCAACAGATAATCGTTAGGGAACTTTTGCCGTACCCCGCTCACGTAGGAGCATAGCCCCTTTTCCACTACCTTCTCGCAGGGCGTGTTTGCCAGGTCATACTCAAAATTACCAACGTTCTTGCCGTCCGCACAAACGGCAATCGTTCTTATA
The Thermodesulfobacteriota bacterium DNA segment above includes these coding regions:
- a CDS encoding transposase, with the protein product NHPTHKAKLVKAFEKRAKGKLRLFYLPPYSPELNPDEYVWNDVKSNGVRRSLITNVKDLRSRVESRLRYLQKNPEHVRRFFQSDTTRYAA